The genome window CGCTGAAGGCTATCCGAACAAACGCTACTATGGCGGTTGCCACTTTGTTGATTTGATCGAAGCACAAGCCATTGAGCGCGCAAAAAAACTTTTTGGTGTTGAAGCTGCCAACGTTCAACCACACTCAGGCTCACAAGCTAATATGGGTGTTTATCTTGCGGCTATGAAGGCTGGCGACACTGTTTTAGGTATGGACCTCTCTCACGGCGGTCACCTTACTCACGGCTCGCCGGTGAACTTTAGCGGCTTCTTATTTCACGCGACTTCTTACAAGCTTGATCCTGCGACCGAGCGTTTGAATTATGATACAATTTTAAAAACCGCGCGCGAAGTAAAACCAAAATTGATCATTGCGGGGTACAGCGCGTATCCACGCGTTTTAGATTTTGCGAAGTTTAAAGAAATCGCTGACGATGTCGGCGCTCAGTTGATGGTGGATATGGCTCACTTTGCGGGGCTCGTGGCAACAGGCGCTCATCCAACTCCCGTTGGCTACGCTGATTACATCACGACAACCACGCACAAAACTTTGCGCGGCCCTCGTGGTGGTATGATTTTGTGCTCTGAAGAAAAATTAAAGTCGATCAATTCAAAAATCTTCCCAGGCATTCAAGGTGGTCCGCTGGAGCATGTGATTGCCGGTAAAGCTGTTGCTTTCGGCGAAGCTCTGAAACCAGATTTCAAAAAATACATCGACAATGTTGTGACGAATGCTAAGACATTGGCCGAAGCGTTGATGTCGGAAGGCTTCAAGCTCGTGACTGGCGGAACAGATAATCACTTGATGTTGATTGATCTCAGCGACCGCGAGATCACTGGAAAGTTGGCGGAAGCTTCTTTGGATGAAGCCGGAATTACCGTGAACAAAAACACAGTTCCGAATGAAAAACGCTCTCCGTTTGTGACAAGCGGCATTCGCATCGGCACTCCAGCACTCACAACACGTGGAATGAATGCTTCTGACATGAAGCAAATTGCAAAATGGATCGGGCAAGTTTTGAATAATCCAGAAGACGCTGCACTTAAAACTCGCATCAAAAATGATGTGAAAACAATGTGCACGAAGTACCCAATTTATAAATCTCTCTAAGAGATTTTCACTCTGAAACAAAGTGTGGAAGCGAGAGTTTTTCCTCTAGAAACACTCTCAAATCCGCACCTAGACTGATCTTCAGACCTAAAAACTAATGTCTAGAAATGAGTTCTCTTCTCCGTTCTATTTTGCAACCGCCTTTGAGCGTCAATTTTAGGGCTTTTACTTTTGGAGAATGTCCCGATATGGGGTATAGTTTACCTATGTCGACACAGAACGTCTTAAAACTCACACTGGCTTTTCTCGCGCTTACGATTTTCGGATCATGCTCGACTTTTGACACTCCTGTTTCTCGCTCACTCGAGACTTCTTCTTTGAGTACGCCTGATTTCCGAGCAGACAATAAAAACCTGGAAGACGTTAAAAAGATTCAATTTGCTGACAAAACAGATTTGTTTGATTGGCCTGTGGATGATGCTCGGTTAACTCGTGGATTCTTACCTAAAAAGCGCCGTCCTCATTTGGGAATCGACCTCGCAGCAAAGCGTGGGACTCCGATTCTTGCCGCTCAGGGCGGCTTAGTGATCTATACCGGCCGTGAGTTCCGTGGTTATGGCAAAATGGTTTTGATTGAATCTGGCAAAGGCTGGGCGACTCTTTACGCTCATATGGATAAAATTCTTGTTCAAGAAGGTCAGAAAATCTCTCAAGGTCAAATGATCGGAGCCATGGGCCGCACAGGTCGCGCCACGGGCGTTCATTTGCATTTTGAAATCCGCAAGGACCGTGGACCGATTGATCCATTGCCACTTTTGCCAAATGGACACAAAGTGGCGGCTTATCTCAAGGGCCGCGATCTCAGTCGTAACTGAATCTTAACAAAGTCCTTCGATCTCTAATTAAGACAGCAGAACTAGACTTTTGTGAGAGCATTCCGCTTTCAGAAAGCAGCGATTTTTTCCGATAGGAAATACTGAAAGATTTAGTTTTCAGGAGCTTATCATGTCGCTTAGAACTCTTAAAAAGGGCGAAACCCTCTATACTGAGGGTGAGAAAATTACCAACGTGTATCTTATCCAGTCCGGCGCAATTAACTTGTGCCTGACCCGCAATAAGAAAAACACAGATATGTTCCAAGTGGGTTCCACTCAGATTTTAGGCGAGCAAGTCATCATCGGCCAAGGTACTCACACGACCTCGGCGATTGCCACGACCGAAACCAAGGTTCTCGAAATCCCCGCTGACGCATTTAAAGCTCAATACGAAGCCGGTCAGCAGATGTTTAAGATTATCATCAAGAGTCTGACAGAGCGTCTTAAAACGGCGACGGCTGAGGTTAAATCCAATCGCATGGAAAAAGATGCGGCACCTTGTCCTGAAGACCAAGTCGCAAAAGCTTTTGGCGTCGCCTTTCACACCGCAAATCATAAAGGCGAAAAGAAAGAAGGCCGGACCATCATCGACTGGGGTCTTTTCCGCCAGTACTCTCAGCGCGTGTTTGGCGAATCTCTGAAGCGCCTTGAGGGCACCGTGAACCTTCTCGTAAAATTGAAATTGGCGATGTATGAAATGGGTAAAGATCCAGATGACCCTGAAGGTCCAGAGATGATCCAAAAGGTTCACTTCTTTGATCTTCAAGCCATTGAGAACTTTTTTGAGTTCTATCAGTACTACTATTTCAAAGGTGGCAAATCAGAAGTTCTTAAAATTGAAGACACCGTTTTAAACATCTTAGGAGGCCTTATTGCGTGCACTGAGGGCCAGCCGCTCGACCGCTTTGGCGTTGTCAGCGTTGAGTTCCCTAAGGTCGTTGAGCACTTTAAAAACGAACTCGGCATGAACTTTACTCCGGACACTCTCACTCGTCTGGAAAATAAAGGCCTCTTCACCAAACGCCGCACGAATTCCAATAACGACGTGCAGTTGCAGTTTGAGCTCAAAGAATTCACCGGTTTCTTTAAGAACTGGCGCATTCTCCGTGAAGTCGATAAGTGGAATGAAAAAGGTTTCGTGGATCCATCTGAACCAGAAAAGAAGCCCGTTAAGAAGGCCTCCAGCGGCCCGAGCTGCCCGTCTTGCAGCGCCAGCGTCACTACAGATCAAAAGTTCTGTGGCGAATGCGGTCACAAGCTCGAAGCCAAAGCGGCTTAATACAAACGCAGATCTAGAAATAAAAAAAGGAGCCTAGTGGCTCCTTTTTTTATTTATTCATGTCAGTAAAAGCTTATTAGTAAGCCATTACAACAGTCATCACGTAACTCAAGTTCGCTTCGTCATATGTTGAAGCGACTTTCATGTTTGAACCGTCACGTGGCAAAGTTACTGCGTAGTCGATTTCTGGATTCAAGACAAACTTGCCGCCATTGAAAGCAAAGCTTGCACCAAGGTTTGACAAGAATTGCTCTTTTGCCAATGCAAAGTTCGATTTTGTCTTCCAGTCATGTCTTGCGCCTACGTTGAGGTAGTAAGAAATATTGTCGTTCACGTTGTAGTACAAAGTACCGTAGTGGATCAAAGTCGTCTTAGCGAAGTAAGGAACTGTTTGACCATCCAAATCCATTGTTCCTTCTGTAGGAATCAAAGATTGGCGTGGATTGAGGTAGTAAGAAACCGCCCATTGAGGAGTCAAAGTCCAAACCAACTCAGCATCCATTCTCAAGATACCGTTGTTTTGAGTTTTGTAGTCCGTTGCAGTTACTGGAACGTAGTACCAGAACAAAGCGCTGATAGGATCCGACTTCGCAACACCTTTAAATGTGTGGCCGTAAGTCAAAACAGGGTAAGACATGTCTGCGCTATTTACTGCTTTGTTTTTCTCAGCATTTTCAGGATTGTGACTTGCAGTGAAGTATTGTTTGAAACCGATGCTGTTTTCTTTATCGAGCTTGTAACCCATGCCGATGTAGTTTGTTGTATCAACAGCTTTGTCTTTGCGATTTGAGTAGTTCAATTCACTACTTCCAAGTTCCGCCTGAACAACAGCAGACAATGACCATTTTTTAGTATCGGCAGCAGCAGCTGGAGCTGTTGTCGTTGTAGTGCCTGTCGCGTTTGTTACGGCAACTTGTGAGCCGGCAGCGGGAGCGGATGCTGTGGCAGTTGAAGATGCTGCTGCATTATTATTGTCTTGAGCGTGTGCAGCAGTTGCAAGGGTCGCTAGAGCGGCGATTGCAAAAATTCTTTTCATTATATTTCCCCTTTTTTAGAACTCTGGACTTCCTTTGCCGATCTGAGTTTTGCAACTCTCGCCGACTCCCCTTGTCTCAGCAGTCATAGTGTTTTAATCCTGGTTCCAAATTGAACCCACTGGACTAAGTTGCAATGACAGTGCCAAAGTTCGGCACTGTTTGCAAGAGCAAATATTTTCTAAATACGTGAATTAAAGCGCTGTCTTAACGCAGTTATGAGCATTGGTAGAAAAGAGACACCAATCACGGTAAAAATTACTACATGGAAGTTACTTTTGACACTTGGGAGGTTGCCAAAATAGAAACCGGCCCCCAAAAAAGTGGTCATCCACAGTAAAGAACCTACAACGCTGAAGGTAAAAAATTTACTAAAACTCATGCGTCCAACCCCCGCCACGAAAGGCACGAAGGTTCTAAAGATCGGCATGAAACGCGCCAGCAGCACTGTTTTTCCGCCGTGGTCACGATAGAACTCTTGGGTTTGTTCGAGGTATTTTGGATTCAAAAAGAGCGACTTTTCTTTGTTAAAAACCTTCGGTCCCAAAAAGCGCCCGATCTGATAGTTCGTATTGTCTCCGAGAATGGCCGCTGCCACCAGCAACACCCACAGAGTTGTGATGCTCAGACCGCTACTTTCGATGCTCGCCAGGGCTCCGGCCGCAAACAACAAAGAGTCTCCCGGTAAGAACGGTGTCACTACGAGGCCCGTTTCAGCAAAGATAATTAAGAAAAGAATCACGTAAATCAGTGTCCCATAAGCCGCGGACAACTGAGCCAAGTGAACATCCAAGTGCATAAAGATATCAATAATGTTTGCTAGCATAGTATCCCCAGACTAGGGGGGATCTTTAGGATTAGCAAGCCGAGAGGCAATAAAAAAGGCCCTTCGGGGGAAAAGGGCCTTTGAGGGGTCTAAGCTTAGGGAAACTATCTTTTAATTACTGGCTTTAGCTACTGAACAACTGCTTGGTCGAAGGTGTTAATGATGTCTTGGATCGACATGAATTCATTGGCACCCAAAGACATTGCCATATCACGATTTGAGTTTGCATTCGTGTAATAGAAGTACTTTCTCATCGCCATTTGCTTGATACGTTGGTTACCGCGAGAAATCTCGATCACCAAGTAGTAAGGGCTGCAAGTTTCAGAACCACACACGCCGCTAACTTGAAAAGTGGCACCGTCGAAGGTCGCTGAAGTCGAAGACACTTGACCGATTTGATAGTGAGTTGTGTTGATCTGATAGTTTTTGCTATTTACACTGATTGTAGAAGTCACTGACAAACCACCGCCGCTTTGAACTGGCTGTTGGATTCCCATAATATCTACTGTGTAACCAGCCGCTGCGGCCGCTGCATCTGCATTCGCAGCCTGCTGACCATTTACGATCGGAGCGCCGGCACCATTTTTTCTCGCAGCAAATTCATTATCTCTTTTCGCACAAGCAGAGAGAGCGACAGCTGCAGCTAAGATATAAAGATAAACTTTTGCATTCTTCATGAAACCCATGGAAAACTCCTGGTTAAATAATCGTCTTCACAGTCCTAGAGAGCAAAAGCCAAACCATCACGTGCCACCCGAAAAACGCCCGATAAGCCACTGATTTTAGACGAGAATTAAACCTCGTCTCAAAACGAAACTCAGTCCCCTCAGATCCACTGAAGACCGGCGACGACATTTTAGGCCCACTTTCGTTTAGAGTCTGGACATCCTAAAAGCCTTTGTCTCAAATTGAGATTGCCGGTTAAACTAGAATAAACACCGCCATGACGGCGGACGCATGGACTGTGATTGACTCAATTAGGAAGAATGAGATGAGTTCAAAACTAAATAAAGGTTTGGTTCTTTCCGGAGGCGGCGCCCGTGGCGCTTATCAAGTAGGGGTTCTTTCAGCGATCGCGGATATCGCTCAATCTGCCGGCATCAAAGAAGCCTTTAACATCTACACCGGAGTCAGCGCCGGCGCAATTAACGCCACATTCATGGCCGCCGGAGCCGATGACTTCGTCGGCACGACTAAAAACCTTGTGAATCTATGGAGCCGCCTTGAAAGCGAACGCGTTTTCTATTCTGACATTGGCTCCATCGGAAAAATTGGTTTTAACTGGGTAAAATCAGTCTCGATTGGCGGCATGACTTCAGCGACCCCGGGGCAAGCGCTGCTCGACACAGCTCCCCTGCATCAACTTCTCAAAAAAGAACTGCCGTTTACTAAAATCCAAAACAACATCGATAATGGCGTTTTAAAAGCTCTTGCGATTACGGCGATGGATTATCAGGCCTCAACGGCCATTACTTTCGTGCAAGGTGAAGAGGGACTGCCGGATTGGCAAAAAAGCCGCCGCCGCAGCGAAAAGACCCACATTCAATCCGAACATGTCATGGCCTCTTCAGCGATCCCACTGCTCTTCCCGCCTATTGGTGTGGACACACGTTACTTCGGTGACGGCTGCGTGAGAAACACGGCTCCTTGTAGTCCGAGTATTTATCTGGGTTCACAAAAAATTCTCGTGATCGGCGTGCGCCGCTCAACACAAACCGTGTATGAGTCTCTGGTGATGAAGAACGCAAAGGCCCCAAGCATCGGACGCGTCCTCAACGTGCTTTTAAATTCGGTAATGCTTGACGGGGTTGAGCTTGATGTCGAGAGACTCGGCAGAATCAACTCACTGATTGATGAAATCCCGCCGGCGGTTCACTCCAATTTGCCGTACAAGAAAGTCGACGTCGTTTGGGTTTCACCTTCGGCTGACATCGGTGAAATCGCTGCGCAAAAGAATATGAAACTGCCCCACATCATTCGCTACATGCTGAAGGGCTTAGGCAGTATTCAAGAAACGAGTGAGATCGTAAGTTATTTGCTATTTGATCCTTCTTTCTGCACTCAACTCATCGAGATCGGCTACGAAGATGGAATGAGACAAAAAGAAGAGATTCAAAAATTTCTGGAATCTTAGAGGAACATCGAACACAATTTGCAGCACTAATTTGCGGGTTTCAGCTTTTCCTGCCGATAAGACATCTTAGAATAGGCTATAACTGACCATCCAGCTGAAACCATGAATACTTTTTTGAATGTTGTCACCTCCACCTTCCTGCTCGCCAGCCCTTCGTTGAGTCTGGCCACCGAGAGCACTCAAAAAGCTCCCAGCGTGGTCCGCGTGGGTGCTGTAGAGTTCCCTCCTTACATTCATATCGAGTCCGGCGGCAAAGTCACAGGCTTGCTTGAAACGCTTTTAAACTTCATGAACAAGGAACAGAGCCAATACATCTTTCAAGCAATTCCAATTTCGGCGATGAGACGTCACGGCGACTTTAAAAATGGCGATTACAACTTAAGCTTCTTCGACAATATCGACTGGGGCTGGGACAAAAATACCGTTGATATTTCTAACGTCTATATGCGCGGGAAAGAAGTTTACATCGCAAAACGAAAGCCCGATCGCACGGATTCTTACTTTAATGACCTCTCCGGCAAATCCATGATCGGCATTCTGGGCTATCACTATGGTTTTGCCAATTACAATGCGGACCCGGCATTCCTTCGCAAGAAATACAATATGCAGCTTTCAAACAGCAACGAAGGCAGTATCAAGATGATTCTTTTCGATCGTGGCGACATCGCCGTGGTCTCTGATATATATTTGAATAGTTATTTAAAAAAACACCCGGAAGACAAGGCAAAGCTCTTGATTTCAAACAAGACTGATCAGCAGTACTCACACACAGTCATCGTCAGAAAAAATACCCACCCCACTGTTCAGGAGATCAATCTTCTCCTGAACAAGTTTCAACAATCTAAAGAATTTAAAGAGATTATCAGTCTCAATCCCAACGAAGCCCCTTAACAGGACTCTTAGATTTCAACCTGAATGCCCACTTCGATCACCTGATTCGGCGGGATCTTAAAGAAGGCCGTTGGCCGTTGGGCATTTTTCGACATGATCGCAAAGATCTTTTCACGCCATAAGCTCATGCCCGGGATCGTACTTGGCAAGATGGTCTCACGCCCCAGCACAAACGTCGTCTCTGTCACATTAAAGTGAATATCACGCTGACGGCAGGCTTCGAGGATGTGTTTCATCTTCGGCGTTTCCATGAAGCCGTAATAAACGATAATGCGGTAGAGATTCGGAATGATTTCCTGAATAACAACGCGTTCTTTCTTCGGCACAAATGGCTCGTCCTTCGTTTGAATCGTCAGGATCGCCACACGCTCGTGCAGAACTTTATTGTGTTTCAGATTGTGCAACAAAGGCACCGGAATCCCGGAAGGATCCCCGGCCATGTAAATGGCTGTTCCTGTTACACGTAAAGGTGGCGTACGAAGAATCATCTGACAGAACACTTCGATGGAAACCGAACGTTCTTTCAAACGGGCATACAAAATCTTACGTCCCTTATGCCATGTCACCATCAGCATATAAATGACCAACGCCATGACAAGCGGCACCCAGCCACCATGAGTGATCTTCATGATGTTTGCGCCGAAGAATGCCATATCAAAAATGAAAAGAAGTCCGAATACTAAAATCGCCCGACCAAAACCCCAGTTCCAACGGCGAATTGCAACTTCATAGGCAAGAAGTGTCGTGATCACCATCGTCCCCGTGACCGCAATACCGTATGCCGCCGCCAAGTTGCTCGAGGATTTAAATGTTAATACCAGCCAGATCACGCCGACAAAAAGAGCCCAATTCACAAATGGCACGTAGATCTGACCGATCTCGCGGCTTGAGGTGTGCACCGTTGAAAGACGCGGACAGAAACCCAATTGCACTGCCTGACGAGTGAGCGAGAAAATCCCCGAAACCAACGCTTGAGAAGCAATGACAGTTGCCATCGTCGCAAGAATCACCATCGGAGCCAGCGCCCACTTCGGAGCCAGCATATAGAATGGATTTGAAATGGCTTCAGGATTTGTGAGCAACAAAGCCCCTTGTCCAAAGTAATTAAGCACGAGTGCCGGTAACGCCACCAGAAACCACGCAAGACGAATTGGCTGACGGCCAAAGTGACCCATATCTGCGTAAAGGGCCTCACCACCGGTAATCACAAGGACGACAGAACCGAGAACAACAAAACCGTGAACTCCATGGCGCATAAAGAATTCAACCGCATGAAGAGGATTCACAGCCTCAAGCACCGCCGGATTTTCTGTGATTCCATGCAAACCTAAAACGCCAAGAACCGTAAACCAGATCAGCAAAATAGGGCCAAAGATCACACCGATTCTGCCGGTACCAAATCTCTGCATGAGAAAGAACGCATTCAGAATAAAAATTGTCAGCGGAATAACATAAGGCTCAAAGGCCGGAGTCAGGTAATACAAACCTTCGACCGCAGAAAGAACCGAGATCGCCGGCGTAATCACACCATCACCATACAGAAGAGCGGCACCAAAAAGACCGAGCGTGATAATCGCAATTTTTCGGATGGGGTGTTCTTTAGTTTCACTGCTCGACGCCAGGGCCATAAGCGAAAGAATTCCGCCCTCTCCTTTATTGTCAGCTTTCATCACCACAGCCATGTACTTAAAGCAAATAGCGATAATAATCGTCCAGAAAATCAACGACAGAACGCCGATGATGTTGTCTGGAATTAACGGAATGGCATGTTCTTCAGCGAAGCATTCGCGAAGAGCGTACAACGGGCTTGTACCGATATCTCCGAACACCACGCCAATGGCGCCAAGAGCCAGCATCCAAATATTTCTAGAATGTTTATTATGAGCCGAGGGTTGCATTATTTTGCAGCTTTTTGCGCCAAATGGCTATTGGCATCGAGTTTTGCATCTTTGAGCGCTTTACAGAATTTTTGAAAACCCAGGACTTGAACTTTCAAAAGATCCTGCATCATCGGATCCGTGAGGGCGCCGTCTTTCATTACCTTATGCACATTCATCAAGAACACGCGTTGAGGATAGATAAAAGCATTTCTATAGCCGAAAACCTGCTGCAGATGTTCGACGGGTCTCATGCCGCCGAACATTCCACCAAGTCCAACGAACGCCACGGGACGGAATTCAAAAGAGTCAGGAAACTTCATATGATCAATATAGTATTTTAAAATGCCCGGCATCGAACCATTGTACTCTGGGCAAACCACGATCAAACCGTCAGAATGAACAACCTTGTTGATTTCAGCTTGCAAGCCGCTGGGCTGATTGGAACCATAATGAGGTCCTGTTGCCAGTTCGCTGCGGATTTCACGCATATCGATCAAACCGACTTCTTCACCCGCCTCTTTGTACAAGGCTTGGATGTACTTTGAAATTTTCATCGTGTTAGAGTCCGCGCGATCAGTTCCGGAAATCACATACTTCATAAACAAATTTGTCCTTTAACCTGATTTGACAATAATCTTCTCGTTAGTTCTAATAATCAAGAAGGAACTCATAAGCGGGGGATGTTCTTGGATCAAAAAAGATGGTTTTTGCTACTAGAAGGACAGGTTACTGGGCCTTACGCGGATCAAGAGATTGAAAATCGCATTGACAAGGCCAAGGAGCCTCTCATTTGGGGGCGTGGGCAGTCGGAATGGCTCGGGCCCGAGAAGTGGCGCTTGGCAGTGAAAGCGATTCTTGCGCAACAAGCTCTTGAGCAACAAAACTCCCGTCAATGGAAGATGAGCGTCGATGGCAAAGAGCTCACGCCGATGAACATGGAAGAGCTCATTGAACACCTCAAAGACTATACAGATCTCTCGCCAGTGCGGGTATGGACGGAAGGCTTTGACGACTGGAAAGAGGTCTTTCAGGTCCGCAAAATCATGGATGAGCTCGGCATTAGCCGCCGCAGTCACCCCCGTGTTCCGATCATGGGAAGCCTTAAAGGCACTGCAAGTGTCGGCGATCTCAATGCAAAAATCATTTCGATCAGCGAAGGGGGCGTCGGCGTGAATAGCGCCAAAGGACTGCAGATCGGCGAACAGTTCCATGCGGTTCTTTCAAGCCCCAATCTTTTTGTGAGCATCAATTGCAATATGGAAGTGGTTTACGTGAGTGCCGATGGCTATGCCGGCATGCGCTTTTTAGGACTGCCAAGCGAAGCCCGCTCCGCGATCATTGAGTACGTGAAAAAGTTCCAGCAAGTCGCAACTAAATAGGGCCTTGCAACGCCCCTTTAAAGGCCATTGTGGAGTTGCGCTTGCCTTTAAAACCTTCGTGGGTTTGCACTTCAAAGGACGCCGCCGTCAAGGCTCGCTTTAAAGTTCCGCGGCTTGCGTAAGTTGAAACCACCGCATCTGCACTGGTTGATTTATTTAGAAAATCAACCAGGAATTCCTCAGTCCAGAGGTCCGGAGTGGTCTTCGCGCTAAAGGCATCAAACAAAAGACAGTGGGCTTTTGCCAAAAACTCAGAATCTGCAACAAGCGGCCCCTGAAGACTCCAGGAATTTTCTGTGAGCTTACTCGCCAGTAATTTTTTGAGATCTTTCGAGTTCAAAGTCGTGTCTTTTAAAACATACTTTAACACTTGATCGTACACAGAGCTAATTTCAGAGTTCACTTCCCCCTCAATCAACCACTGCTTTAAGTAGTCTCTGAGCTCAGGAACGAGCTCAAAGCTCTCGAGAGTAAAGTTGAAGTTTTGCTTTAAGAGTGCTTCCCTAGCGATGGTCATTTCGACATAACCAAGACCTAAACCCACTGATAGAAAGTGAGGTTTAGGAATCACCTCAAAAGATTTGCGAATCACCCGTCCGTAGATAAGCTCGGTCTCTTCAGCGGCCCCGCCGGAGTGGTGCATGCACTCACCAGGCATAAGACGGAGGGTTGGACTCCCGTCCCCCGTAATTTCTACTTCAAATCCTATAGCCGACCAAGTTTGGGGCGTATTCATTGCTTTTTTGATCCTTCATCCCTATAAGTGAGCCCATGGAAAGAGGCTGGAACGGCTTACCGTATAACACAATTGCTGAGCACTATTCAAAGCGCTTTGGGGAAAAGGTCTACAAGATCCCCGTGAGCGTCGTGGATGACTGCCCAAACCGTCGCGGCTTGAAGGGTATGCAGACCTGCGTGTTTTGCGATGTGTGGGGCTCAGCAGCCCGTTCTGAGTCTTTAACCATGGAACTCCGAGCGCAGATCGACAAGTATCACGCACATATTTCTAAGAAGTATAAAGCCAAAAGCTTCCTCGTCTATTTCCAGGCCTATACCAATACTTTCACCAAGCTCACGGGCCTGCGAGCGAATTTTGAAACCGCGCTGTCTTATGACTATGTGAAAGGCTTTGTCGTCGGCACACGCCCAGATTGCCTTTCTAAAGGGGTTTTGGATCTTTGGCAGGAATTCCATCAGAAATCTTTTGTCGCCGTCGAATTGGGCGTTCAGAGCTTCTTTAACGATCAACTGGAGTTCATGCGCCGGGGGCACACTGCGGAAGCTTCGATTGAAGCCGTTCATAAGATTGCAGATAGCACAGACGTGGATCTGGGAATTCATCTGATTTTTGGAAATCCCGGCGAAACAGACGAACAAATCATTCAGACGGCCGAGATTGTGAATAAGCTTCCAATCACGAATGTGAAACTTCATAACCTGCACGTTTTGAAAAACACGCCCCTTGAGGAAATGCACGCCCGCGGCGAGTTCACGCCGATCGAAAGAGATGTGTATTCGAACCGTGTGAAACTGTTTTTACAGCATTTAGCTCCGCACATCGCCCTTCATAGGCTTGCAGCCTATTCTTCGCGCTGGGATGAACTCATCGCTCCTCAGTGGACAACGGATAAAATGGGCACGCACCAATACATTATCGATAGTTTGCGCAAAGATCAGGCACATCAAAGTCAGTTGTTCGTTGCCACAGATCCCGAAACCCAGACCTTGATCGAGCAGCTCCGCGAAAAAAGTTTACCGGATTCACGGGAACACTAGGGGTAGATTTAAGATCATGACAGATTGCTATATCTAGACCTTGCGTTAATCCGTTGTTTTTCCGTCCTTTCAACTCTTTAGATCACTTTCCGCTATGAGATATGCAAAAAAAAGTAGCTCTTTTCGGCCTGACAGACATGTCAAGAAGATCAAATTTAGTGCTTAAATGATAAGCAGCGCTAGAAATATTTTGTAAAATTTTTCCTATTTAAGTTTGACTCCATTTCAAAAAATGAAGATCCTTCAAGTGCGAGGAAGATCGGCCATATGGATATGGCCACTCTGACGAACCCCTAGATCTAGTGGTTCCCCGGCAAAAGCGAAAAGCTTCGGGGTGCGATGAAAGTCTAGGAGTTAAAAGAGCAATTCTAACTGTTAACAGAAACGTAAACAGGAGGATCCGATTGGAAGAAGCTCTCTTTCTCTGTCGCTAAACTGATGGCGCCCTATTGATGAAAGTCAATTTCGGTGGCAGCGGCAAACAGTGACTAAAGACAACTAGCAAACACTATTAATTTAGATAAAACATCGTTCGGTTTTTACGGAGGGGTAAGAACTGAAGCGGGATTTTTTTCGCCTGGAAACAGGTCATCCATTGAGGGGACGTTATTATGCTGAATCAGGAGTCCAACGGACAGGGCTATCAATCTGACACTACACCACACATGATGCGCGTAAAGAAACGTGACGGAACTCTTGAGCCCGTTGACGTGACTAAGATCGTTGAGCGCGTTACTCGCTGCTGCCAGGGCTTGGCACAGGTTGACCCACTCCGCGTAGCTACAAAGGCTATCAGCGGTCTTTATGATGGCGCCTCTACTAAGGAACTCGA of Bdellovibrionales bacterium contains these proteins:
- a CDS encoding ABC transporter substrate-binding protein gives rise to the protein MNTFLNVVTSTFLLASPSLSLATESTQKAPSVVRVGAVEFPPYIHIESGGKVTGLLETLLNFMNKEQSQYIFQAIPISAMRRHGDFKNGDYNLSFFDNIDWGWDKNTVDISNVYMRGKEVYIAKRKPDRTDSYFNDLSGKSMIGILGYHYGFANYNADPAFLRKKYNMQLSNSNEGSIKMILFDRGDIAVVSDIYLNSYLKKHPEDKAKLLISNKTDQQYSHTVIVRKNTHPTVQEINLLLNKFQQSKEFKEIISLNPNEAP
- a CDS encoding patatin-like phospholipase family protein; translated protein: MSSKLNKGLVLSGGGARGAYQVGVLSAIADIAQSAGIKEAFNIYTGVSAGAINATFMAAGADDFVGTTKNLVNLWSRLESERVFYSDIGSIGKIGFNWVKSVSIGGMTSATPGQALLDTAPLHQLLKKELPFTKIQNNIDNGVLKALAITAMDYQASTAITFVQGEEGLPDWQKSRRRSEKTHIQSEHVMASSAIPLLFPPIGVDTRYFGDGCVRNTAPCSPSIYLGSQKILVIGVRRSTQTVYESLVMKNAKAPSIGRVLNVLLNSVMLDGVELDVERLGRINSLIDEIPPAVHSNLPYKKVDVVWVSPSADIGEIAAQKNMKLPHIIRYMLKGLGSIQETSEIVSYLLFDPSFCTQLIEIGYEDGMRQKEEIQKFLES
- a CDS encoding DedA family protein translates to MLANIIDIFMHLDVHLAQLSAAYGTLIYVILFLIIFAETGLVVTPFLPGDSLLFAAGALASIESSGLSITTLWVLLVAAAILGDNTNYQIGRFLGPKVFNKEKSLFLNPKYLEQTQEFYRDHGGKTVLLARFMPIFRTFVPFVAGVGRMSFSKFFTFSVVGSLLWMTTFLGAGFYFGNLPSVKSNFHVVIFTVIGVSFLPMLITALRQRFNSRI
- a CDS encoding M23 family metallopeptidase, which codes for MSTQNVLKLTLAFLALTIFGSCSTFDTPVSRSLETSSLSTPDFRADNKNLEDVKKIQFADKTDLFDWPVDDARLTRGFLPKKRRPHLGIDLAAKRGTPILAAQGGLVIYTGREFRGYGKMVLIESGKGWATLYAHMDKILVQEGQKISQGQMIGAMGRTGRATGVHLHFEIRKDRGPIDPLPLLPNGHKVAAYLKGRDLSRN
- a CDS encoding serine hydroxymethyltransferase → MSFLNQADPEISKLISQEQDRQEYGLEMIASENYTSQAVMEAQGSCLTNKYAEGYPNKRYYGGCHFVDLIEAQAIERAKKLFGVEAANVQPHSGSQANMGVYLAAMKAGDTVLGMDLSHGGHLTHGSPVNFSGFLFHATSYKLDPATERLNYDTILKTAREVKPKLIIAGYSAYPRVLDFAKFKEIADDVGAQLMVDMAHFAGLVATGAHPTPVGYADYITTTTHKTLRGPRGGMILCSEEKLKSINSKIFPGIQGGPLEHVIAGKAVAFGEALKPDFKKYIDNVVTNAKTLAEALMSEGFKLVTGGTDNHLMLIDLSDREITGKLAEASLDEAGITVNKNTVPNEKRSPFVTSGIRIGTPALTTRGMNASDMKQIAKWIGQVLNNPEDAALKTRIKNDVKTMCTKYPIYKSL
- a CDS encoding Crp/Fnr family transcriptional regulator, which codes for MSLRTLKKGETLYTEGEKITNVYLIQSGAINLCLTRNKKNTDMFQVGSTQILGEQVIIGQGTHTTSAIATTETKVLEIPADAFKAQYEAGQQMFKIIIKSLTERLKTATAEVKSNRMEKDAAPCPEDQVAKAFGVAFHTANHKGEKKEGRTIIDWGLFRQYSQRVFGESLKRLEGTVNLLVKLKLAMYEMGKDPDDPEGPEMIQKVHFFDLQAIENFFEFYQYYYFKGGKSEVLKIEDTVLNILGGLIACTEGQPLDRFGVVSVEFPKVVEHFKNELGMNFTPDTLTRLENKGLFTKRRTNSNNDVQLQFELKEFTGFFKNWRILREVDKWNEKGFVDPSEPEKKPVKKASSGPSCPSCSASVTTDQKFCGECGHKLEAKAA